The genomic window AGGACGCCCTGTGGGAGGGCCTGGCCGACGGAACGATCGACTGCATCGTCTCCGACCACTCACCCTGCACCACCGACCTCAAGACCCCCGACTTCGCCTCCGCATGGGGCGGCATCTCCTCGCTCCAGCTCGGCCTCCCGGCCGTCTGGACCGAGGCCCGCAGGCGCGGCCGCACCCTGGAGGACGTCGCCCGCTGGATGTCGTCCGCGCCGGCGGAGCTCGCGGGGCTGAGCCGGAAGGGGGCGATCGAGGTCGGCCGGGACGCCGACTTCGTCGTACTCGCCCCCGACGAGACCTTCACCGTGGACCCGGCCGGACTCCACCACCGCAACCAGGTCACCGCGTACGCCGGCAAGACCCTGCACGGCGTCGTGAGGTCGACATGGCTGCGCGGCACGCGGATCGTGGAGAACGGCACCCTCGCCGAGCCGACCGGCCGGCTGCTCGAAAGGAACGACTGACACCGTGGCGATACCGTCCTTCACCGGAGACGCGAGCCCGTACGGCGGCGGCGACCCGTACGCCGACTACCGCACCGCCGACTTCCCGTTCACGCACCACGCCGACCTCGCCGACCGGCGCCTCGGTGCGGGCGTCATCGCCGCCAACGACGAGTTCTTCGCCGAGCGCGAGAACCTGCTGAAGCCCGAGGCCGCCGAGTTCGACCCCGAGCACTTCGGCCACAAGGGCAAGATCATGGACGGCTGGGAGACCCGGCGCCGCCGCGGCGTCTCCGCCGGGCAACCGCACCCGACCGAGGACGACCACGACTGGGCGCTGGTCCGGCTGGGCGCGCCCGGCGTCGTACGCGGCATCGTCGTCGACACCGCCCACTTCCGCGGCAACTACCCGCAGGCCGTCTCGATCGAGGCCGCCTCGGTGCCCGGGTCCCCGTCGCCTGAGGCCCTGCTCGGCGACGACGTGAAGTGGACGACGCTCGTCCCGCGCACCGCGATCGGCGGCCACGCGGCCAACGGCTTCGCCGTCGACGTCGAACAGCGCTTCACGCACCTGCGTGTCAACCAGCACCCCGACGGTGGCATCGCCCGTCTTCGGGTCCACGGAGAGGTCGTCCCCGACCCGCAGTGGCTGGGCGTCCTCGGTACGTTCGACCTCGTCGCGCTGGAGAACGGCGGCCAGGTCGAGGACGCGTCCGACCGCTTCTACTCCCCGGCCACCAACACGATCCAGCCGGGCCGGTCGCGGAAGATGGACGACGGCTGGGAGACGCGGCGCCGCCGCGACAAGGGCAACGACTGGATCCGCTACCGGCTGGTGGAGCAGTCCGAGATCCGGGCCGTCGAGATCGACACGGCGTATCTGAAGGGGAACTCGGCGGGGTGGGCAGCCCTGTCCGTGCGGGACGGCGAGTCGGGCGAGTGGACCGAGGTCCTGCCGCGGACCCGCCTCCAGCCCGACACCAACCACCGCTTCGTGCTGGGCGCGCCGGTGGTGGGCACGCACGTCCGGGTCGACATCTACCCGGACGGCGGGATCTCGCGCCTGCGGCTCTTCGGCTCGCTGACGGAGCGTGGCGCGGGCCGCCTGACCGCCCGCCACCAGGAACTGGGGAGCTGAACCTTCCCCACTCTCCTTCCCCACCTCGATCGCCGGAGAGGATCGTTCGGGCCTCTCCGGCGATCGAGATCGGACGCCACGATGAGTTCCGGGCGGCAGCGGAGTCAGAAGGGCAACAGGTCCGTGGGAAGCACGGACGGCAAGGAAGGCAACCGCCATGGCCAAGCTCACCCTCACCCAGTTCGTGACGCTGGACGGCGTCTACCAGGCCCCCGGAGGCCCGAAGGAGGACACCCGCGGTGGCTTCACCCACGGTGGATGGAGTTTCCCCTACGCCGACGACGACTTCGGCGCCTTCATCACCGGGGTCTTCGACCGCGTCGGGGCGTTCCTCCTCGGCCGGCGCACGTACGACATCTTCGCCGGGGCCTGGCCGAAGGTGACCGACGAGAGCGACCCGGTCGCCTCCCGCCTCAATTCCCTGCCCAAGTACGTGGTTTCCACGACCCTGGACAAGGCGGAGTGGCACAACTCCACGATCATCTCCGGCGATGTCGCGGCGGAGGTGGCCCGGCTCAAGCGGGAGCACACCGACGGCGAAATCCAGATCCACGGCAGCGGCGCCCTCGCCCGATCCCTCATGGCCCACGACCTGATCGACGAGATGCACCTGCTGGTCTACCCCGTGGTGCTCGGCTCGGGGCTGCGGCTGTTCGCGGACGGCGTCCCGCCCACGCGCTTCGGCCTGGTCTCGTCGTCGGTCACGAGCAAGGGCGTCGCCATCCACACGTACCGGACCGCGGGCCGTCCCGAGTACGGCGCGTTCGAGCTCGACGAGTGATCGACGAGTGATCGCCGAGCGTTCGTCGGGTGATCGCCGGGGGCAACGGGCCCTGTGCCCGGGCCTGTTGCTGTTCACCCCGTACCAGCTCGACGACGGTTGGTCCGACGACCGCACCGAGTGCGAGTCGCGCTTCTTCACCGACCGCGCGGACGCGAACGAAACGGCCGCGGAGGGCGGCCAGTGCGCCGCCGAGCGCGACTGGCCCGAGCTCCTCGCACTCCTCGCCGGCTCCGTGCCCTTCGCCGTCGGCGGCGCGGTGCTCTGCACCGTCGGTACCGTCTCCCCGCGGATCAGCTTCCACGGCGCCGAGATGGCCCGTCTGAAGGAGAGTGACTGACGGGGAGCGACGTTCGATGCGCGGCCCCGGGCGCCGGGGTCGCGCTACGCCTTCCCGTACCGGTCGCCCAGGCCCAGCACCGCCAGTCCGAGCACCGCGACCACGATGTGGGCGTAGAGCTCCTTGCCGTCCAGAAAGCCGATCGGCTCGATGATCCACCGGGTGAAGCCCATGAAGGCGAACCAGCCGTCGGTGAGCTCGCGCAGCACCCCGCAGACGCCGACCACGAGCAGCGCCGCACCGATGAACTCCAGCAACTTCTTCATGCCGCGATCATCGTGCGCACCGCCCCGGCGCCGGGTCGGCCGTCGGCATGTGCTGCCCGGTCCGAAAGTCTGCGACCGTGCGACTTTGGTAGCCACCGGCCGGTGAGGGGCGGTCCCGCGGGTCCCGCCTGCGTAGATTTGTCGATATGACCCGCACGGAGTACCCCTGGCTGCTTCCCTCGGCCATGGCCGATCCCCTGGACCAGGAGCTGCCCGGTGACCGGGGCCGGGTGCGACCCCGCAGGACCGTGCGCGACTGGGTCGTGGACATCGTCGCGTTCCTGTTCGCCGCCGGCATCGGGCTGCTCGCGGTCCAGGCCGCCGAGCAGGCCCGCACCCCCGAGGCCGTCCTCCTCGCCGACCAGCTGATCGGCGCGGCGGCCTGCTGCGCGGTATGGCTGCGGCGGCGGTGGCCCGTCGCCCTGGCCGCCGTCCTCGCCGTGGTCTCGATGCTGGTCCCGATCGCGGGCGGGGCGCTGCTGGTCAGCCTGTTCAGCCTGGCCGTCCACCGGCCGTTCCGCCCCGTCGCCGCCCTGGGCGCGCTGGCGCTGGTCTGCGGTGTGGCCTCGCCCTATCTGCGCCCCGAGCCGGACCTCTCACCGCTCGCGTCGGCCGTCGCCGGGGTCGTCCTGGTGCTCCTCGCGACCGGCTGGGGCATGCTCGTACGCTCCCGCCGCCAGCTCGTCGTCGCTCTGCGGGAGCGCGCCCACCGCGCCGAGACCGAGGCCGGACTGCGGGCCCAGCAGGCGCAGCGGCTCGCCCGCGAGGCGATCGCCCGGGAGATGCACGACGTGCTCGCCCACCGGCTGACCCTGCTCTCGGTCCACGCGGGGGCGCTCGAATTCCGCCCCGACGCGCCCCCGGCCGTGGTCGCCCGCGCCGCCGGGGTGATCCGCGACAGCGCGCACGAAGCGCTCCAGGACCTGCGCGAGATCATCGGCGTACTGCGCGCGCCTGGCGAGGACCGGGACGAGGGGGAGCGGCCGCAGCCCACACTGGCGACGCTCGGGGCGCTGGTGGAGGAGGACCGGCGGGCCGGCATGCGGATCACCCTCGACAGCGCCGTCCCCGACCCCGCCACCGTGCCGGCCGCCACCGGCCGCACCGTCTACCGCATCGTCCAGGAGGCCCTCACCAACGCTCGCAAGCACGCCCCGGGTGCCGAGGTCACGGTGACGGTCGGCGGCGGCCCCGGCTCCGGGCTCACCGTCGAGGTGCGCAACCCGGCCCCCGCCGGGCCGGTGACCGACGTGCCCGGCTCCGGCCAGGGTCTGATCGGACTCACCGAACGCGCCACGCTCGCGGGCGGCAGCCTGGAGCACGGGAAGACGCCCGACGGAGGGTTCATGGTCCGGTCCTGGCTACCGTGGCCCTCATGACCGCCCTCACCGCCATCCGGCTGCTCATCGTCGACGACGACCCCCTCGTCCGCGCGGGACTCACCTTCATGCTCGGCGGCGCCGACGACATCGAGATCGTGGGGGAGGCCGCCGACGGCTCCGAGGCCGTCGAGCTCACCGGCCGGCTGCGGCCCGATGTGGTCCTGATGGACATCCGGATGCCCACGATGGACGGGCTCACCGCCACCGAACTGCTCCGGGCCCGCGACTCCGACGCACCCGAGGTCGTCGTCCTCACCACCTTCCACGCCGACGAACAGGTGCTGCGGGCGCTGCGGGCCGGGGCCGCCGGCTTCGTCCTGAAGGACACCCCGCCCGCCGAGATCGTCGCCGCGGTGCGGCGCGTGGCCGCCGGGGACCCGGTGCTCTCCCCGGCGGTGACGCGCCAGTTGATGAGCCGGGTGGCGTCCGCCGCGTCACCCCCCGACGACCGCGCCGGACGGGCGCGCGCCCGCCTCGGCACGCTCGGCGAACGTGAACGGGAGGTCGCCGTCGCGGTCGGCCGCGGCCACTCCAACGCCGGGATCGCGGCGTCCCTCTACATGAGCCTGCCGACGGTGAAGACCCACGTCTCGCGCATCCTGGCCAAGCTCGGCCTCAACAACCGCGTCCAGATCGCACTGCTGGTCCACGACGCGGGCCTGCTGGACGAGGACGCGGCGCCGTAGCCCGCCCGCGGCGGGCTTACCGGCCCGTCCGCGGCGCCCGTAGGCTTGGCCGATGGCCGTCATCGATCTGGGGGAGTACGGGGCCGGGTTCCTCGCGGACCCCTATCCGTACTACGCGAAGCTGCGCGAGGCCGGGCCCGTCCACGAGGTGGTGTCGCCGTACGGGGACCGCGTCTGGCTGATCGTCGGCCACGACGAGGCACGGGCGGCGCTCGCCGACCCCCGGCTGTCCAAGTCGCCCGGGGTGCTGGGGCTGAAAATGCTCGACGAGGACGTCATCGGGCCGTATCTGCTGGTGGTCGATCCGCCGGACCACACGCGACTGCGCAGGCTCGTCGCCCGGGAGTTCACCGCGCGGCGGGTCGAGGCGCTGCGACCGCGCGTGCAGCAGATCACCGACGAGCTGATCGACGCCATGCTCCCGGCCGGGCGCGCGGATCTGGTCGGGGCGCTCGCGTTCCCGTTGCCCATCATCGTGATCTGCGAGCTGCTCGGCGTGCCCGCCGCCGACCTGGACCGGTTCCGTGCGTGGTCCACCGAGATCGTCGCGCCGAGCAGCGCCCAGGCCGAGCGGGCGGCCGTGCACGAGCTCGCCGCATACCTCGACGAACTCATCGAGGACAAGCGCTGCACCCGCCCCGCCGGCGATCTGCTCTCCGCGCTGCTGCGCACCCGCGCTGAGGACGGCGACCGGCTCTCCGCGGCAGAACTGCGCGCCATGGCCTATCTCCTGCTCGTCGCCGGACATGAGACCACGGTCAATCTGATCTCCAACGGGGTACGGGCGCTGCTCGCCCATCCCGCCCAACTCGACGCGCTGCGCGCCGACTTCGGACTCCTCGGCGGCGCGATCGAGGAGATGCTGCGCTACGACGGCCCGGTCGAGAACGCCACCATGCGCTTCACGCGCGAAGAGGTCCGGTACGGGGACACGGTCGTCCCGGCCGGGGAGGCCGTCCTAGTCGGCCTCGCCGGAGGCGACCGCGATCCGGCCCGGTTCCCCGAGCCGGACCGCTTCGACATCCGCCGCGACGCACGGGGGCATCTGGCCTTCGGACACGGCCTCCACTACTGCCTGGGCGCTCCGCTGGCCCGCATCGAGGGCGCGACCGCGGTCCGGACGCTGCTGGAGCGCTGTCCCGGGCTCGCCCTCGACCCCGAAGGCGGGCCGCTGGACTGGCTGCCGGGACTGCTCATGCGCGGAGCGCGGCGGCTGCCCGTCGTCTGGTGACCGCCCGTCAGAGCCCCGGGATCTCCTCGGTCCACACCGGCCGCCGCTCCCGGCGGGACAGTTCACACGCCTCGGCCACCCGCAGCGCCTCCAGGGCCTCGCGGCCGTCGCAGGGGTTGGGGAGCTCGCCGGCGGCGACCTGGATGAAGGCGTCGAGCTCGGCCTCGTACGCGGGGGCGAAGCGCTCCAGGAAGCCGGGCCAGGGCTTGTCGGCGGGCGGGGGGCCCTGGGGTTCGGTGGAGGTGATCGGCGTGCGGTCGTCGAGGCCGACCGCGACGGTGTCGAGCTCACCGGAGAGCTCCATGCGGACGTCGTAGCCCGCGCCGTTGCAGCGTGTGGCCGTGGCGGTGGCGAGGGTGCCGTCGTCGAGGGTCAGCAGGGCCGCCGCGGTGTCGACGTCGCCGGCGTCGCGGAAGATCGCGGGACCGGCGTCCGAGCCCGCGGCGTACACCTCGGTGATCTCGTGGCCCGTGATCCAGCGCAGGATGTCGAAGTCGTGGACCAGGCAGTCGCGGTAGAGGCCGCCGGAGAGCGGGAGGTACGCGGCGGGCGGCGGGGCCGGGTCCGCGGTGACGGCCCGTACGGTGTGCAGCCGGCCGAGCCGTCCGGAGCGCACCAGCTCGCGTGCCGCGCCGTACCCCGCGTCGAAGCGGCGCATGAAGCCGAGCTGGAGGACGGTGCCGGCGTTCGCCACCTCGCGGAGCGCGCTCAGGGTGCCGGGCAGGTCGAGGGCGATCGGCTTCTCGCAGAAGGCGGGCAGCCCGGCGCGGGTGGCACGGGCGATCAGGTCGGCGTGGGCGGCGGTGGCCGAGGCGATGACGACGGCGTCGACGCCCCACGTGAAGACCTCGTTCACCGACGGGGCCGCGGTCGATCCCGTGCGGTCGGCGATCTCGCGCGCCCGAGCGGCGTCGGTGTCCGCGACCACGAGGGAGCCGACCTCGCGGTGGCGGCTGAGGACGCCCGCATGAAAGGCGCCGATACGTCCGGTTCCGATGAGTCCGATGCGCATGGCCCCAAGGTGGAGGGCGCGCCGCGACCCTGTCAAGCATTTGTCCTGACAATCGAACGACACAACTTCCGGTCAACAAGCCCTGCGACTACGCTCGCAGCGTGCCCAAGCAGCCCAGAGACACGCCCAGAGACTCGACGGATGTCACCCTGTCGCTCCAGCTCGGCGTCGACCGCACCAGCCCGGTCCCGCTGTACTTCCAGCTCTCCCAGCAGCTGGAGGCGGCGATCGAGCACGGCACGCTCACGCCCGGCAGCCTGCTCGGCAACGAGATCGACCTCGCGGGCCGGCTCGGGCTCTCCCGCCCCACCGTGCGCCAGGCCATCCAGTCGCTCGTGGACAAAGGGCTCCTGGTGCGCCGCCGCGGTGTCGGCACCCAGGTCGTGCACAGCCAGGTCAAGCGGCCGCTGGCGCTGAGCAGTCTCTACGACGATCTGGAGGCGGCCGGCCAGCGCCCGGCCACCCGGGTGCTGACGAACGCCGTCGAGCCCGCGACCGCCGAGGTCGCCGCCGCGCTCGGCGTGGCGGAGGGCAGCGACGTCCACCTGATCGAGCGGCTGCGGTACGCGCACGGCGAGCCGATGGCCCAGCTGCGAAACCATCTGCCCGCCGGGCTGCTGCCCCTCGACGACGAGCGGCTGGAATCCACCGGGCTCTACCGGATGATGCGGGCCGCGGGGATCACTCTGCACAGCGCCCGCCAGTCGGTCGGCG from Streptomyces formicae includes these protein-coding regions:
- the alc gene encoding allantoicase; amino-acid sequence: MAIPSFTGDASPYGGGDPYADYRTADFPFTHHADLADRRLGAGVIAANDEFFAERENLLKPEAAEFDPEHFGHKGKIMDGWETRRRRGVSAGQPHPTEDDHDWALVRLGAPGVVRGIVVDTAHFRGNYPQAVSIEAASVPGSPSPEALLGDDVKWTTLVPRTAIGGHAANGFAVDVEQRFTHLRVNQHPDGGIARLRVHGEVVPDPQWLGVLGTFDLVALENGGQVEDASDRFYSPATNTIQPGRSRKMDDGWETRRRRDKGNDWIRYRLVEQSEIRAVEIDTAYLKGNSAGWAALSVRDGESGEWTEVLPRTRLQPDTNHRFVLGAPVVGTHVRVDIYPDGGISRLRLFGSLTERGAGRLTARHQELGS
- a CDS encoding dihydrofolate reductase family protein encodes the protein MAKLTLTQFVTLDGVYQAPGGPKEDTRGGFTHGGWSFPYADDDFGAFITGVFDRVGAFLLGRRTYDIFAGAWPKVTDESDPVASRLNSLPKYVVSTTLDKAEWHNSTIISGDVAAEVARLKREHTDGEIQIHGSGALARSLMAHDLIDEMHLLVYPVVLGSGLRLFADGVPPTRFGLVSSSVTSKGVAIHTYRTAGRPEYGAFELDE
- a CDS encoding sensor histidine kinase encodes the protein MTRTEYPWLLPSAMADPLDQELPGDRGRVRPRRTVRDWVVDIVAFLFAAGIGLLAVQAAEQARTPEAVLLADQLIGAAACCAVWLRRRWPVALAAVLAVVSMLVPIAGGALLVSLFSLAVHRPFRPVAALGALALVCGVASPYLRPEPDLSPLASAVAGVVLVLLATGWGMLVRSRRQLVVALRERAHRAETEAGLRAQQAQRLAREAIAREMHDVLAHRLTLLSVHAGALEFRPDAPPAVVARAAGVIRDSAHEALQDLREIIGVLRAPGEDRDEGERPQPTLATLGALVEEDRRAGMRITLDSAVPDPATVPAATGRTVYRIVQEALTNARKHAPGAEVTVTVGGGPGSGLTVEVRNPAPAGPVTDVPGSGQGLIGLTERATLAGGSLEHGKTPDGGFMVRSWLPWPS
- a CDS encoding Gfo/Idh/MocA family protein, which produces MRIGLIGTGRIGAFHAGVLSRHREVGSLVVADTDAARAREIADRTGSTAAPSVNEVFTWGVDAVVIASATAAHADLIARATRAGLPAFCEKPIALDLPGTLSALREVANAGTVLQLGFMRRFDAGYGAARELVRSGRLGRLHTVRAVTADPAPPPAAYLPLSGGLYRDCLVHDFDILRWITGHEITEVYAAGSDAGPAIFRDAGDVDTAAALLTLDDGTLATATATRCNGAGYDVRMELSGELDTVAVGLDDRTPITSTEPQGPPPADKPWPGFLERFAPAYEAELDAFIQVAAGELPNPCDGREALEALRVAEACELSRRERRPVWTEEIPGL
- a CDS encoding cytochrome P450 family protein — protein: MAVIDLGEYGAGFLADPYPYYAKLREAGPVHEVVSPYGDRVWLIVGHDEARAALADPRLSKSPGVLGLKMLDEDVIGPYLLVVDPPDHTRLRRLVAREFTARRVEALRPRVQQITDELIDAMLPAGRADLVGALAFPLPIIVICELLGVPAADLDRFRAWSTEIVAPSSAQAERAAVHELAAYLDELIEDKRCTRPAGDLLSALLRTRAEDGDRLSAAELRAMAYLLLVAGHETTVNLISNGVRALLAHPAQLDALRADFGLLGGAIEEMLRYDGPVENATMRFTREEVRYGDTVVPAGEAVLVGLAGGDRDPARFPEPDRFDIRRDARGHLAFGHGLHYCLGAPLARIEGATAVRTLLERCPGLALDPEGGPLDWLPGLLMRGARRLPVVW
- a CDS encoding response regulator yields the protein MTALTAIRLLIVDDDPLVRAGLTFMLGGADDIEIVGEAADGSEAVELTGRLRPDVVLMDIRMPTMDGLTATELLRARDSDAPEVVVLTTFHADEQVLRALRAGAAGFVLKDTPPAEIVAAVRRVAAGDPVLSPAVTRQLMSRVASAASPPDDRAGRARARLGTLGEREREVAVAVGRGHSNAGIAASLYMSLPTVKTHVSRILAKLGLNNRVQIALLVHDAGLLDEDAAP
- a CDS encoding GntR family transcriptional regulator; amino-acid sequence: MSLQLGVDRTSPVPLYFQLSQQLEAAIEHGTLTPGSLLGNEIDLAGRLGLSRPTVRQAIQSLVDKGLLVRRRGVGTQVVHSQVKRPLALSSLYDDLEAAGQRPATRVLTNAVEPATAEVAAALGVAEGSDVHLIERLRYAHGEPMAQLRNHLPAGLLPLDDERLESTGLYRMMRAAGITLHSARQSVGARAATADEAVLLGEEDGAPLLTMERTTFDDTGRAVEFGSHVYRASRYAFEFQLLVRS